The stretch of DNA ATCTGCGCCTGGATTCGTTCGACCAGGCCCAGCGACCCGATCGCCTGCCGCGCGAACTCGCTCGCCACCGCCGCGCGTTCCTCGTCGGACAGCGTCGCGGTGCGGGTGCGCGCCTCGGAGACCATGCGTTCCCACAGCGCGTCGGACAGCGTGTCCTCCGCCGCCACCGCCGCGTCGTATCCCTCCAGGGTCTCGACGGAGAAGCTGCGCTCCACCAGCATGTCGTCGATGACCACCTGGGCCATCCAGTCCTCGTCCTCCAGGATGGCGTCTTCCAGCATGCCCGCGCTCCAGGACGAGATCAGGAGCTTGCCTACCAGGAGGCCGATCGCGGCGAAGGCGGCAGCCGAGACCGCGAGCCCCTGCGACCTGGCGGTCGTCAGCCTGCTCATCGCAAACCCCACGAGCAGCCCTATGCCCCACGCGATCCAGCCGATTTCGTAGCCGGTTTTCAGCACGATGAGCGCCCACGCGACACCCGCTGCGACGGCCGCGATGAGGCCCACGGCGAGCGCCAGCGACGCGTTGCCGTCCCCGCCAGGCGCGTGGTAGCCCGGCGCCGGCGGGGCGCGATAGGCGTCCGACACCAGCGGCTCCTCGGGCTGCTCGTGTGGGCCGTCGTGGTCGTCGTGCATGGTTGGCTTCTCCTCCTTCAGTGGTCCTCCGCCGCTGGCGCCTCCGCGTGGCGCCTGCGCTCCTCTTCGAGGCGGTCGGAAACCTCGACCGGGTAGGGCGTGTCCGGCGCGCCCACGCCCCGCACCCGCTCCGGCAGCGCGGCGACGCTCGCGCGCGCCGCGTCGCGTATCTCCGGCAGCGTTCGGCGCGCCGCCTGGGTCCGCCTGCCGCGGCTCATCAGGGGCACGAGCAGCGGCGTCCCCGGCCGCTCCTCGTCCGCGCGCGCGATCACGTCGCGCATGGCGACGCCGTCGACCTCCACGCGGAAGATCTGCTTGCGGCCGGGCAGGATGTTGTCGGCGTCGATCTTCAGCGGGCCGGGCCCGCGGTACGCCGACAGCGCGTACGCGAGGTCCAGCGAGGGGGCGTCGCGCGGCACCGACATCTCGGTGCCGACGCCGAAGCCGGCTATGGGCGTTCCCGCCTCCATCAGCCGATCGATCGAGGCCTCGTCCAGCCCGCCGCTGGCGAAGATGTCCACGTGGGACAAGCCGGCCTGGTCCAGCACCGCCCGGGCTTCCTTGGCCAGGCGGCCGTCACGGCCCGGATCCAGCCGCACCGCGCGCACGTCGAACGAGTCGCCGAGCTCGGTGGCCAACGTGATCACGTTGCGCACGCCTTCCAGCGTGCCGTGGCTGTCGACCAGCAGCGTGGTGTCGGCGAAGCGCGCCGCGAACGCGCGCAACGCCTCCAGCTCGTCGGCGTGGGCCTCCAGGTAGCTGTGCGTCATGGTCCCGCTGACGGGGATGCCCCAGACCTTGCCCGCGAGGACGTTGCTGGTCGCCGCCACGCCCGCGACGTAGAACGCGCGCGCCGCCTTCAGGCCGGCGTCCACCCCGTGGGAGCGGCGCAGCCCGAAATCCACCACCGGGTGGCCGCGCGCGGCCGACACGACGCGGGTGGCCTTGGAGGCGAGCACCGTCTGGAGGTGCACCTGGTTGACCAGCAGCGTCTCCACGAGCTGCGCCTGCGGCAGCGGCGCGACGACCTCGACGATGGGCTCGCGCGCGAACACCGGCGTCCCCTCCGGCACGCCGAACACGTCGCCCGTGAAGCGGAATCCGGCGAGCCAGTCCAGAAATGACGGCGGAAACACCTCGAAGGTCGCCAGGTGGCGCAGCGCCGCGTCGTCGAACGCCAGTCCTTCGATCGCCTCGAGCACGGCCTCCTGGCCGCACGCCAGCAGGAAGTTGCGGCTCGGCGGAAGCCTGCGCGCGAACAGGCTGAACACCGCCTCGCCCCTCATGTCCTCCTCCCAGTACGCGCGCACCATCGCCAGCTGGTACAAGTCCGTGAGGAGGCACAGGTCGCGGGCCGCAACCCACGGCAGGGGGGCGGGCAGGGCTTGCTGCAGGCTCGCGTCGCTCATCGCGTTCATCGCATCGAATGTAGCCTTCCGGTGCCCATGTGCCAGGAGCAATGTTCGACCCGCGCCCGGCACGAACTTCGGCGTCCGCCCGGCACGAACTTCGACGCCCGGGCGTTGTATTTGGGTAAGGGATACCGCGCCGCCGCCCAGGGTCGCGTCGTCCGTTGCAACGGAGTTCCATGGTCCGCAAGACTTCTCTACGCCTGGCCCTCCAGATGGCCTGCCTCGCCGCGCTGGGATCTGCCGCCTCCGGCAGCGCCCAGACCGACCTGCGTTCGCTGCGGGATTCGCTGGCGGTGATCACGGACACCGACGTCCTGCTCGGCATGGAGCGAGACCTGCGCGACGCCGCGGGCTTCGACCCCCACGGCCACGTGGCCGCGGGCTTCACCGCGCTGCGGCTGTTCCAGGTGAGCGGACACGAGCGCCTGCGCGAGCGCGCGGAAAAGTCCTTCGAGCACGCCCGGGACCTGGACGAGCGCGACCCCTGGCCGCTGTACGGCTGGGCGCTCGCCAAGGTCGGGGCTCCGCCGGCCAGGATCCCCTCGCCGGGCGGCATCCTGAACGGCCTGGTGGTGGGCGAGGTGTTCGCGGAGGCGTTTGGCCGCGACGCCACCTCCCAGGCGAAGCGCGCGCTGCGCGACGCGCTGCGGCTGCGGCCCATCCTGCCCGAGGCCGCGCAGACGCTGGTGGAGCTGTCTCTCGCGACCAACGACCAGGGCGGGCTGCTCGCCGCCAAGAGCGCGCTGCACCTGGTGTTCAACGAAGCGGGGCCGGACGCCGCTCCGGGCCCGGACGCGGCCCCGAGTCGGGTGCCCGCCCCGGACGCGACCATCGCGCTCGCCATGTCCAGGGCCTCCTCGGCGCTGGGCTACTACGACGTGGGCCTGGAGAGCGCGCGCCGCGCGCTGGAGCTGGAGGGCTCGAACGCCGAGCGTCGGTTGGCCGAGGCGCGCGCGCTGTTCGGACTGGGGCTGGACGATGAGGGCCTGGCCGCGTGGCTCGCCGGGCTGGACGGGCTCGACGACGAGGGCGCGGCGCGCTACTTCGCGGACGTCGCGCCGCTGCTGGGCGACGAGGAGCGCGCCGCGCGCGCCGAACGGCCGGCCGACGTCATGGCCGAATGGCTGCGCGCCGTGTGGACGCCGCGCGCGGCGCTGTCCGGAGTGGAGGAGCCCGAACGCGCCGGCGAACACTACCGCCGCCTCAAGGTCGCGCTGGAGCAGTATCGCCGGCGCGCCAAACGCGGGTCCCCGCCCCCCAACGCGCTCTTCCTGCGCCGCATGGGCGACCCCCGGCTGGACGAGCGCGGGCAGATCTTCGTGCGCCACGGCGAGCCCATCGACGTGATCAGCACGCCGTTCACCACCCAGAACCAGACCTGGGTCTACCCCGGCGAGGACGGCGGCTACCGGCTGTTCCACTTCATCCGCTACAACAGCCCGTTCAACGGCGGCGGCGGCAACTACGCCGACTACGTGCTCATCCACACGCTGCCGTGCAGCGGCCGCTGGCTGGACGACCGCGGCGACTACGACCGCCGACTGCGGCAGCTCGCCCACCGCTGCAACGGTACGCGCACCGCCGAGGCCAGCCTGTACATGCGCCGCGACGCGCGCGAGGGGCTCGCCACCGACACGCACCGGCCCTCGTTCGACGCGCCGCTGCCCTTCCTCTACGACCTGCACACCTTCCGCGGCCCGGACGGCCAGACCGAGATCGTCACCGCGGTGGCGGTGCCGGTGGCTAGCCTGCGCGGCGCCGACCCGGCGGCGGCCGGCCCCGATCCGGACGACGCGCTGCGCATGCGCGTGGCCGTGGTGGACACAGCGCTCTGGTGGGCGGAGCGCGAGGATTTGTTGCTGGGCGTGCCCTCCCCGCTGCCGGAATCGGACGAGGCGTGGATCCGCGGACACCTGTCGCTGCTGTCGCCGCCCGGCGCCGAGCTCCTGCACCGCGTCCTGATCGGCACCGCCGACGGCCGCCGCGGGGAGATCACCGGCGACGACCTGGAGGTGCCCTGGTACGGCACCGACAAGCTCATCCTGAGCGACCTGCTGATGGCCGAGCCCGGCGTGGAAGGCGCCTACGTGCGCGCCGGCCGGGCGCTCGCGCTGGTGCCCACGCGCAGCTACGGCGGCGGCACCTTCCGGCTGTACTACGAGGCCTACAACCTGCCGGCCGACGTCGCCTACGACACCGAGGTCACGGTGGAGCGCGACGGCGGCGGCGGCGTGTGGGGGGCGATCAAGGGGCTGTTCGGCGGCGGCAAGCCCGACCCCGTGCGCGTGACCTTCCAGGACATCGCCGCGCCCGACGGCGACGGCGCGGTGCGTGAGGACCGGCGCGTGGAGGCCGCGGTCGAGCCCGGCCACACCTACCGCATCACGGTGCGCGTGGTGCGCCGGGACACGGGCGAGACGGCGCAGGCGGAGCGGACGTTCTTCGTGCCCTAGGAGGTGGAGGGCTAGAGGTGGCACCCGCGCCACCCGCGTCACCTCCCCCCGAGGCACTTTGCAACTAGCTCAAAATTTGAACTAGTTGCTTTCTGCGAATGTGGGGACCCTCGACGTCCTCCGCGCCCCCTACCCCTCCCCGGGCGCTCCTTCGTCGCCTCCTCGCTCCTCCGCCCGCTGCCGGTCCGCGCGCTCCAGAGCCACGTCCCCGGCCGTGGGCAGGCCCTCGCCCGCCATCGCCCGGCGCGCCAGCGGCTCCACCGTGAGCCCCTGCACGATGATGCTGAAGACCACCACCACGTAGGTCATGAGCAGCAGCAGGTCGCGCTGTCGCGACGCCGGGATGGACAGCGCCAGCGCGATGGCGATGCCGCCGCGCAGCCCGCCCCAGGTCATGATGCGCACGGTGTAGTCCAGGAAGCGGCGGCGCCGGCGCAGCGCCATGATGGGCAGGCCGACGCTCACGAAGCGCGAAGCCAGCACGATGGGGATGGCGATCAGCCCGGCCACCAGGAACAGCGGCGACAGCTCCAGGACGAGCACCTCGAGGCCGATGAGCACGAAGAGGACCGCGTTCAGCACCTCGTCGATCACCAGCCAGAAGGTGTCCAGGTGCTGCTTGGTCTTCTCCGACATGGCGAACGCGCGCCCGCGGTTGCCGATGAGCAGCCCCGCCACGACCATCGCCAGCGGCCCCGAGGTGTGCAGCCTCCCGGCCAGCGCGTAGCCACCCGTGACCACCGCCAGCGTGACCAGGATCTCGATGCCGTAGGCGTCGATCTCCTTCAGCATCCAGTACGCCGCCAGCCCCAGCGCCAGGCCGAACAGGACGCCGCCGACCGCCTCCTCCAGGAAGAGCGTGGCCACGTGGCCGAAGTCGGCGCCGCCCGCGGGGTCGCCGTGCCCGCCCGCCACCGCGACCCCCAGGATCAGCGCGAACACCACCACCCCCACGCCGTCGTTGAACAGCGACTCGCCGCCGATCAGCGTCTCCAGCTCCTTGGGGGCGCGCGCGCGCTTGAGCAGCGCGAGCACGGCGATGGGGTCGGTGGGCGAGATCAGCGCGCCGAACAGCAGCGCGTAGACGAAGTCGATGCGCAGGCCCAGCGCGCCCAGCACGAGGTGCAGCGCGCCCCCCACGATGAACGTCGAGGCGACCACGCCGACGGTGGCGAGCACCAGGATCGTCCACTTCTGGCGCGCCAGCTCGCCGATGTCGACCTCGAGCGCGCCCGCGAACAGGAGCGCGCCCAGCATCCCCTGCATGAGCAGCGCGTCGAAGTCGATGCGCGCCAGCACGTCCTCGGCGAACGCGGTCCCGCCGCCGAACGCGCCGAAGTGGCCCAGCGCGAGCACGCCGATGGAGGTCACCATCCCGGCGATGGTGACGCCGATGACCGTGGGCAGGCGCAGCCAGCGCTCGTTGGCGAAGCCGAGCGCGGCGGTGAGGGTGATGACCACCGCCAGCAGCTCGAAGATCGTCACGGCGCCGACCGCGGGGTCAGAACCAGATCTGGAACAGCAGGCCCGTGGTGACCGTCGACACCGAGATCCTGGAGAAATCGGTCTCGATCAGGTCGGACACCGGCCCGCTGACGGTCTGCTCCTGGCTGTCGTGCACGAAGTCCAGCACCAGGCCGGTGTGGCCGCCCACGCTGATGCCCTCCAGCGGGAACCACTCGGCGCCCAGCAGGAAGCCGGCGCTGGCGATGAACGCGGTGCTGGTCGACTCGGCGGTCGCCTGGGGCGACACGAAGTCGTCGCTGGTGCGCTGGATGCCCGCCGCCAGGTCGCCGCGGATGTAGGGCGCGACCGGGCCCACCGTGCGGACGTAGCGCTTGAGCGAGGGCCCGAGCGAGACGGCGAAGCTGGTGCGGTCGGTCTCCACCTCGTCCTGCGTCCGATCGGTGTCGGAGCGGCTGAACGCGACGTTGGCGAACAGCCCCAGCGCGGTGCGGTCCGAGCGCATGCTCCAGTAGCCGAAGCGGCCCTGGTCGCCGAAGCCGCCGAACACGTCGGCGAGGTTGAATTCGAGCGAGCGGCGCCCCTTCTTCAGGACGCTCAGCCCGTCGGCTCCGTCGGAGGAGCCCTGCGCAGCCGCGTGCGCGGGGACCGCGAGGGCGAGCGTCAGGGCGGCGGCGGCGAGACGCGTCGGGAGGTGGGTCACAGGTTCTTCAGCTCCTGTACGAGGGCGGTGATGCTGGCCTTGGCGTCGCCGAACAGCATGCGGTTGGATTCCGCGTAGAACAGCGGGTTGTCGATCCCCGCGAAGCCGGGGCTCAGGCTGCGCTTGAGCACGATGGTGTGCTTGGCGTGGTGCACCTCGATGATGGGCATGCCGTAGATCGGGCTGCTGGGGTCGTCCTCGGCGGTGGGGTTCACCACGTCGTTGGCGCCCACGATCAGGACCACGTCGGTGCGCTCCAGCTCGGGGTTGATCCGCTCCATCTCCCAGAGCTGCGGGTAGGGCACGTTGGCCTCCGCCAGCAGCACGTTCATGTGGCCCGGCATGCGCCCCGCCACGGGGTGGATCGCGTAGCGCACGTCCACCCCCTTCTCCTCCAGCAGGTCGCCCATCTCGCGCACCTGGTGCTGCGCCTGCGCCACCGCCAGCCCGTAGCCGGGCACCACCACGACGGACTTCGAGTACGCCATCAGCACCGCCGCGTCGTCGGGGGTGATCTCGCGTACGGTCTTGTCGCCGTCACCCGCGGGCCCGATCGCGGCCGTAGTGCCACCCGCGCCGAACGCGCCGAACAGCACGTTGGCCAGCGAGCGGTTCATCGCGCGGCACATGATCGACGTCAGGATCAGCCCGGACGCGCCCACCAGCGCGCCGCTGATGATCAGGATGTCGTTGCTCAGGACGAACCCGGCGGCCGACGCCGCCAGCCCCGAGTAGGAGTTCAGCAGCGCGATCACCACCGGCATGTCGGCGCCGCCGATGGGGATCACGAGCAGGATCCCGAACACGAACGACACCGCCGCCAGGATCAGCAGCGCGCGCGGGTCGTAGGCGGAGATCATCCACCCGGCCACGCCCAGGATGCCGAGCGCGATGAGCGCGTTGGAGGCGTTCTGCAGCGGGTAGGTCACGGCGTTGCCCGAGACCACGCCCTGCAGCTTGCCGAACGCCACCATGCTGCCGGAGAACGTCACCGTGCCGATCAGGATGCCCGCGGCGATCGTGAACGCCACGTCGGGCGTTGCGGCGGCCCCCGTCTCGCCAATGCGGATGTACTCGTCCACGGCGACCAGCGCGGACGCGCCGCCGCCGAAGCCGTTGAACACCGCCACGAGCTGCGGCATGGCGGTCATCTGCACGGTGCGCGCGAGCACCAGCCCGATCAGCCCACCGATGCCGACGCCGGCCAGGATCGCGCCGAACCCCAGGATCTCCTGGCTGAAGAGCGTGGCGGCGATGGCGACGAGCATGCCCAGCGCGCCCGATATGTTGCCCGAGCGCGCGGTCTCGGGTGAGCCGAGGCGCTTGAGGCCGACGATGAAGAGGACCGCGGCGATCACGTACGCCGCGTCGATGAGAAGGGCGGCGCTCACTGGCCCTCCTCCTTGCGCTTGAACATCTGCAGCATGCGGTCGGTGACGAGGAAGCCGCCGACTACGTTGATCGTGGCCATCGCGACCGCGATCACGCCGAGCGTGACGCTGAGCGTCCCCGACAGCCGGCCGGCCACCAGCACCGCGCCTATGATGGCGATGCCCGAGATGGCGTTGGAGCCGGACATCAGGGGCGTGTGCAGGATGGTCGGGACCTTCGTGATGACCTCGAAGCCGACGAACATCGCCAGCACGAAGATCGTGATCGAAATCAACAGCGCTTCGAGCATGCCGCCTCCCTGACGGATAACTGAGAGCTGGGGGACCGCGGCGTTTTCAGCAGCCGCGCGTGTACCACCAGATCCACGGGCCCTTCTCGTCGTCTCGCCACTTGATCCACCCCTCCGCCACCTCGACCCCTTCCGGGGCGTCCTCGCCCAGGCACCAGGTCGACGGATTCTGCACGCTGACGCGCATCCAGTCGCCGGCGAGCTCCAGCACGGTGATG from Gemmatimonadota bacterium encodes:
- a CDS encoding nicotinate phosphoribosyltransferase encodes the protein MSDASLQQALPAPLPWVAARDLCLLTDLYQLAMVRAYWEEDMRGEAVFSLFARRLPPSRNFLLACGQEAVLEAIEGLAFDDAALRHLATFEVFPPSFLDWLAGFRFTGDVFGVPEGTPVFAREPIVEVVAPLPQAQLVETLLVNQVHLQTVLASKATRVVSAARGHPVVDFGLRRSHGVDAGLKAARAFYVAGVAATSNVLAGKVWGIPVSGTMTHSYLEAHADELEALRAFAARFADTTLLVDSHGTLEGVRNVITLATELGDSFDVRAVRLDPGRDGRLAKEARAVLDQAGLSHVDIFASGGLDEASIDRLMEAGTPIAGFGVGTEMSVPRDAPSLDLAYALSAYRGPGPLKIDADNILPGRKQIFRVEVDGVAMRDVIARADEERPGTPLLVPLMSRGRRTQAARRTLPEIRDAARASVAALPERVRGVGAPDTPYPVEVSDRLEEERRRHAEAPAAEDH
- a CDS encoding sodium:proton antiporter; this encodes MTIFELLAVVITLTAALGFANERWLRLPTVIGVTIAGMVTSIGVLALGHFGAFGGGTAFAEDVLARIDFDALLMQGMLGALLFAGALEVDIGELARQKWTILVLATVGVVASTFIVGGALHLVLGALGLRIDFVYALLFGALISPTDPIAVLALLKRARAPKELETLIGGESLFNDGVGVVVFALILGVAVAGGHGDPAGGADFGHVATLFLEEAVGGVLFGLALGLAAYWMLKEIDAYGIEILVTLAVVTGGYALAGRLHTSGPLAMVVAGLLIGNRGRAFAMSEKTKQHLDTFWLVIDEVLNAVLFVLIGLEVLVLELSPLFLVAGLIAIPIVLASRFVSVGLPIMALRRRRRFLDYTVRIMTWGGLRGGIAIALALSIPASRQRDLLLLMTYVVVVFSIIVQGLTVEPLARRAMAGEGLPTAGDVALERADRQRAEERGGDEGAPGEG
- a CDS encoding NAD(P)(+) transhydrogenase (Re/Si-specific) subunit beta — its product is MSAALLIDAAYVIAAVLFIVGLKRLGSPETARSGNISGALGMLVAIAATLFSQEILGFGAILAGVGIGGLIGLVLARTVQMTAMPQLVAVFNGFGGGASALVAVDEYIRIGETGAAATPDVAFTIAAGILIGTVTFSGSMVAFGKLQGVVSGNAVTYPLQNASNALIALGILGVAGWMISAYDPRALLILAAVSFVFGILLVIPIGGADMPVVIALLNSYSGLAASAAGFVLSNDILIISGALVGASGLILTSIMCRAMNRSLANVLFGAFGAGGTTAAIGPAGDGDKTVREITPDDAAVLMAYSKSVVVVPGYGLAVAQAQHQVREMGDLLEEKGVDVRYAIHPVAGRMPGHMNVLLAEANVPYPQLWEMERINPELERTDVVLIVGANDVVNPTAEDDPSSPIYGMPIIEVHHAKHTIVLKRSLSPGFAGIDNPLFYAESNRMLFGDAKASITALVQELKNL
- a CDS encoding NAD(P) transhydrogenase subunit alpha; translation: MLEALLISITIFVLAMFVGFEVITKVPTILHTPLMSGSNAISGIAIIGAVLVAGRLSGTLSVTLGVIAVAMATINVVGGFLVTDRMLQMFKRKEEGQ